AGCCAGCAGTACCTGCGCTGTACAGATGTTGGACGTTGCTTTTTCGCGGCGGATGTGCTGCTCGCGTGTCTGCAGGGCCATGCGGTAGGCTTTGTTACCTTCGGCATCCACCGAAAGGCCAATGATACGGCCTGGCAAAATGCGCTTGAAAGCATCCTTTGTAGCAAAGTAACCCGCGTGCGGGCCACCAAAGCCCATGGGCACCCCAAAACGCTGCGTGGTACCGATGGCTGCGTCGGCACCCATTTCACCCGGAGGTGTCAGCAAGGTCAGGGAAAGTATGTCAGCGGCAACGGCTACCAGCATGTCCTGCTCGTGGGCCTTTGCGATAAAATCAGTATAGTCGTAAACGGCACCATCGGCAGCCGGGTATTGCACCAGCGCGCCAAACAGGGTCTCGTCCTGCAGGTTTGCCTCGCGGTGGTCGCCGATCACCAGCTCAATGCCAAGCGGGGTGGCACGCGAAAGCAGCACGTCGATGGTCTGCGGCAGCACCTGCTCCGATACGAAAAAGCGGTTGGCATTTTTGCGGGAGCCTTTGCGCTGCGCATGGAACATGTTCATGGCCTCGGCCGCGGCCGTACCTTCGTCCAGCAGCGATGCGTTGGCAATTTCCATACCGGTCAGATCCATCACCATAGTTTGGTAATTGATCAGGGCTTCCAGTCGGCCCTGGGCGATCTCGGCCTGGTAAGGTGTGTAGGCGGTATACCAGCCCGGGTTCTCCATAATGTTACGAAGTATAACCGGGGGCATGATGGTATCGTTGTAGCCAAGGCCGATGTAGGACTTGTATACTTTATTCTTTTTGGCGATCTGCGCGAATTTCTTCAGGAAGTCTCTTTCCGAAAGTGCCTTGGGCAGGTTCAGGGGCTTCTTCAGTCTAATGGCGGCCGGTACGGTCTCCTCAATCAGTTGGTCCAGTGAGTTTACCCCAATGGTTTTAAGCATGTCCTGCATCTGCTCTTTGTCGGGGCCGTTGTGACGCTCCTTAAAAACATCCGCAGGTTTGGTTTTAAGTATCATATAGATGAAGTATTGATTGGGAATTTGGGTTTAATCGATCCTGGGAAGACAAGCCCGGGGCTCGCTTTCAGTAATTTCTACAAAAGTAATAGTAATTGTTTATTATATTGAAGCATGAAAGCTAAATAGTTCTGCGTGTGGCGGGTGCCTCCAGACAAACGCATACAGCAGGTATACTATAAAAGGAGTAGCCGCCAGCCTATGTACTAAGGTAACGGTGAGAGGGACAAATCCTGTGCTCCTACTGGCAAACATAAATTAAGAAAGAACAATTCAGAAACACGCACAGATGAAGAAAGTTAAGATCGGGATCATAAAAGAAGGCAAAGTACCGGTGGACAAACGGGTGCCGCTGACGCCTAAAAAGTGTGTGGAGGCTATGCAGGTTTTCCCGGACGCGCAGGTAGTGGTGCAGCCCAGCGCGGTGCGTTGCTTCACTGATCAGGAGTATGCGGAGCTGAACATCCCGTTGCAGCAGGACCTGAATGATTGCGACGTGCTGATGGGCGTAAAGGAAGTGCCCATCGACCAGCTGATCCCGAGCAAGACCTACTTCTTCTTCTCGCATACTATAAAGAAGCAACCGCATAACGCCAAGCTGCTCCGAGCCATACTTGACAAACACATCACTCTTATAGATTACGAGCTGCTCACCAACTCCGAAGGGCAGCGGGTGGTGGCGTTCGGACGGTATGCCGGTATTGTAGGCGCCTACAACGGCATCCTGACCTATGGCAAAAAGTGGGGCCTGTTCGATCTGAAGCCTGCCTACCTCTGCCACGAGATGGAGGATATGCAGGAGGAATACTTTAAGGTGCAGCTGCCCCCTATCAAGATTGCTATAACGGGCGGCGGCCGTGTAGCGGGTGGTGCCATGGAAGTGCTCAATAAGATGGGCATCCGGAAAGTGAGTGTGTTTGATTACCTTTATAAGCAGTTCAGTGAGCCGGTGTATGCCCAGCTGCACTCCGGTGATTACAACAACCGCCCTGATGTGGAAGTATGGGACTCGCCGGATTTTTATGCCAACCCGCACCTCTACCAGTCCACGTTCCGCAAGTTTACCCGTGTAACCGATCTGCTGCTGGCTTGCGCCTACTGGCACCCGAGCGCGCCCAAACTATTTACCGAAGAAGACATGCGCCAGCCCGACTTCAAGATCGATACTATTGCCGATATTACCTGTGATGTGAACGGCTCCATCCCGACCACAAAAAAGGCCACTACTATAATAGAACCCGCTTTCGATTTCAATCCTACTACTGGGGAGATGGAGCAGGCCTACAGCCGCAAAGAGAACATCACGGTAATGGCCGTAGACAACCTGCCCTGCGAGCTCCCGCGTAATGCTTCCCGCGATTTCGGCCGCAATATCATTGACTATGTGTTTCCGCAGTTCTTTAACGAAGACGAAGGCGGCATGCTGGCCCGCGCCACCATAGCCCATGCCGGAAAGCTGACAGAAAAGTATAGCTATCTGCAGGAGTACGCCGACAGTGCTATTATTAATAAAGAGAAAGAAACGAAGGTTTAGCTGGTA
This window of the Pontibacter liquoris genome carries:
- a CDS encoding NAD(P)-dependent oxidoreductase, with product MKKVKIGIIKEGKVPVDKRVPLTPKKCVEAMQVFPDAQVVVQPSAVRCFTDQEYAELNIPLQQDLNDCDVLMGVKEVPIDQLIPSKTYFFFSHTIKKQPHNAKLLRAILDKHITLIDYELLTNSEGQRVVAFGRYAGIVGAYNGILTYGKKWGLFDLKPAYLCHEMEDMQEEYFKVQLPPIKIAITGGGRVAGGAMEVLNKMGIRKVSVFDYLYKQFSEPVYAQLHSGDYNNRPDVEVWDSPDFYANPHLYQSTFRKFTRVTDLLLACAYWHPSAPKLFTEEDMRQPDFKIDTIADITCDVNGSIPTTKKATTIIEPAFDFNPTTGEMEQAYSRKENITVMAVDNLPCELPRNASRDFGRNIIDYVFPQFFNEDEGGMLARATIAHAGKLTEKYSYLQEYADSAIINKEKETKV